A stretch of the Arthrobacter stackebrandtii genome encodes the following:
- a CDS encoding N(5)-(carboxyethyl)ornithine synthase, with product MSAARTGLRLGVLGKSSKPDERRAPIHPEHFSRIEPDILARMVVEEGYGTRFGMSDGALAGLVGSVASREQVIAQSDVLLLPKPQASDLADMKDGQVLWGWPHCVQDRAITQLAIDKKLTLIAFEVMNHWASDGGFGLHVFHKNNELAGYCSVMHSLALTGSTGDYGRRMSAVVIGFGATARGAVTALKALGIHDVQVLTSRSVAAVAAPIHSVEMVQFDFAPEAPHAGFVMLEDGDVPLGEFLAEADIVVNCTLQDPNAPMTYLTEADLDGFRPGSLIVDVSCDEGMGFSWARSTTFTDPMFTVGDHINYYAVDHSPSYLWNSATWEISEALMPFIETVLEGPDAWAGRDTIQRAIEISDGVIVNPAILEFQRRQEAYPHLPLAEG from the coding sequence ATGAGTGCCGCGAGGACCGGGCTGCGGCTCGGCGTTTTAGGCAAATCCAGCAAGCCCGATGAGCGGCGTGCACCCATCCACCCCGAGCATTTTTCCCGCATCGAGCCCGACATCCTCGCCCGGATGGTGGTTGAGGAGGGGTACGGCACCCGCTTTGGCATGTCAGACGGCGCGCTGGCCGGTTTGGTGGGCTCGGTCGCCTCCCGCGAGCAGGTCATCGCGCAGTCGGATGTACTGCTTCTGCCCAAGCCGCAGGCATCGGACCTGGCCGACATGAAGGACGGCCAGGTGCTGTGGGGCTGGCCGCACTGCGTCCAGGACCGCGCCATCACCCAGCTTGCCATCGACAAGAAGCTGACGCTGATCGCCTTTGAGGTCATGAACCACTGGGCCTCCGACGGCGGTTTTGGGCTGCACGTGTTCCACAAGAACAACGAGCTGGCCGGCTACTGTTCCGTCATGCACTCCCTGGCACTGACCGGGTCCACCGGCGACTATGGCCGCCGCATGAGCGCCGTCGTCATTGGCTTTGGTGCCACGGCCCGGGGTGCCGTGACGGCCTTGAAGGCCCTGGGCATCCACGATGTGCAGGTGCTGACCAGCCGGAGTGTGGCAGCCGTTGCCGCGCCGATCCATTCGGTCGAGATGGTGCAATTTGATTTCGCACCCGAAGCGCCGCACGCCGGTTTTGTCATGCTTGAGGACGGGGATGTACCGCTGGGCGAGTTCCTGGCGGAGGCGGACATCGTGGTGAACTGCACCCTGCAGGACCCCAACGCGCCCATGACGTACCTGACCGAGGCGGACCTTGACGGGTTCCGGCCCGGCAGCCTGATTGTGGACGTCTCGTGCGACGAGGGCATGGGGTTCAGCTGGGCCCGCAGCACAACGTTCACCGACCCCATGTTCACCGTGGGCGACCACATCAACTACTACGCCGTGGACCACAGCCCCAGCTACCTGTGGAATTCGGCCACGTGGGAAATCAGCGAGGCCCTGATGCCGTTCATCGAGACGGTGCTGGAGGGCCCGGACGCATGGGCTGGACGGGACACCATTCAGCGCGCCATTGAAATTTCCGACGGCGTCATCGTCAACCCGGCCATCCTTGAGTTCCAGCGGCGCCAGGAGGCGTATCCGCACCTGCCTCTGGCCGAAGGTTAG
- a CDS encoding VOC family protein, with protein MEQVSVRYIVHDVDAALDFYVRLLGFTEVMHPAPGFAMLTLGGLRLLLSAPGSVDAKGAPGGGGRATPDGAVPAPGGWNRFSLQMPDLDAEASRLSAAGVHFRGGIIEGIGVRQILLEDPSGNLVELFEPLLPEASHKLF; from the coding sequence ATGGAGCAGGTCAGTGTCCGGTACATCGTTCACGACGTCGATGCCGCCTTGGACTTTTACGTGCGGTTGCTGGGGTTCACGGAAGTCATGCATCCGGCACCCGGATTCGCGATGCTCACCCTCGGCGGCCTGCGGCTGCTGCTCAGCGCCCCGGGATCCGTGGATGCCAAGGGCGCCCCCGGCGGGGGAGGCAGGGCCACGCCCGACGGCGCCGTGCCGGCGCCGGGCGGGTGGAACAGGTTCTCACTTCAGATGCCCGATCTGGACGCAGAGGCGTCCCGGCTCAGCGCGGCGGGAGTTCATTTCCGCGGCGGCATCATCGAAGGAATCGGAGTCAGGCAGATTCTGCTGGAGGACCCCTCCGGCAACCTGGTCGAATTGTTCGAACCACTGTTGCCGGAGGCGTCCCACAAACTGTTCTAG
- a CDS encoding fatty acid desaturase family protein produces the protein MQARLRPAIGPRHAVDRPTRGNPIIETYAVLLKSVRTAGLMRRRRTFYAVVFAVLLLLLAAAGAGFMLLGQTWFQLLIAAALGVLFTQFAFLGHEAAHHQVFASGPVNDWSARILGPLLVGMSYAMWVKKHTAHHQNPNTKGKDPDIHTGVVAFHEEGAAAKHGLPAAFTRHQGTLLFPLILFLGVSLVFDSGRTLFARRGVKYRYVEIAMLVLRFGVYLALLFMVLPWGMALAFLAVQMGVFGFYMGASFAPNHKGMPVLEAGSRVDFLTRQVVTSRNIRGGWFMDTLMGGLNRQVEHHLFPDMARPELPRANAMVRQACERNGIVFTETGLLESYAIVVRYLNRVGLSAADPFECPLVRQYRQ, from the coding sequence ATGCAAGCACGACTCAGACCCGCCATAGGGCCGCGTCACGCCGTGGATCGTCCCACTCGCGGCAACCCGATCATTGAGACCTATGCGGTGCTGCTGAAAAGTGTGCGGACCGCAGGCCTCATGCGCCGCCGTCGAACCTTCTACGCGGTGGTGTTTGCCGTACTGCTGCTGTTGCTCGCCGCCGCAGGCGCCGGCTTCATGCTGCTGGGGCAGACCTGGTTCCAACTGCTGATCGCCGCAGCCCTGGGGGTCTTGTTCACGCAGTTCGCCTTTCTGGGGCACGAAGCTGCCCACCACCAAGTGTTTGCCTCGGGCCCTGTCAATGACTGGAGCGCCAGGATCCTCGGGCCGCTGTTGGTGGGCATGAGCTACGCCATGTGGGTCAAGAAGCACACTGCCCACCACCAAAACCCGAACACCAAGGGCAAGGACCCGGACATCCACACGGGGGTGGTGGCGTTCCATGAGGAAGGTGCTGCCGCGAAGCACGGACTGCCCGCCGCCTTCACCCGACACCAGGGAACGCTGCTGTTTCCGTTGATCCTGTTCCTGGGTGTCAGCCTGGTCTTCGACTCGGGCAGGACCTTGTTTGCCCGGCGCGGAGTCAAATACCGGTACGTGGAGATTGCGATGCTCGTGCTGCGATTCGGTGTCTACCTGGCCCTGCTGTTCATGGTGCTGCCGTGGGGAATGGCCCTTGCGTTTCTTGCCGTGCAAATGGGAGTCTTCGGGTTCTACATGGGCGCCTCATTTGCGCCGAACCACAAGGGCATGCCCGTTCTGGAGGCCGGAAGCCGGGTGGATTTCCTCACCCGCCAGGTGGTCACCAGCCGCAACATCCGTGGCGGCTGGTTCATGGACACGCTCATGGGCGGGCTGAACCGGCAGGTGGAGCACCACCTGTTCCCGGACATGGCCCGGCCCGAGCTGCCCCGCGCCAACGCCATGGTGCGGCAGGCCTGTGAACGCAACGGCATTGTTTTCACCGAGACTGGCCTGCTGGAGTCGTACGCCATTGTGGTGCGCTACCTGAACCGGGTGGGCCTGTCTGCGGCGGACCCCTTTGAATGCCCGCTCGTGCGGCAATACCGCCAATAG
- a CDS encoding very short patch repair endonuclease translates to MVDSLTREQRHKVMSHIHSKDTKPEMLVRRMLFAEGYRYRLHAADLPGTPDLVFRRRRVAVFVNGCFWHSHSCPNGTHKPATNAEFWEAKRNRTVERDGQALTELANRGWTAVTVWECELRSLNAVADSLHRALGPPRL, encoded by the coding sequence ATGGTTGATTCACTGACCAGGGAACAGCGCCATAAAGTGATGTCGCACATCCACAGCAAGGACACCAAGCCGGAAATGCTGGTGCGCCGGATGTTGTTCGCCGAAGGTTACAGGTACCGGCTGCATGCGGCAGACCTGCCCGGCACTCCGGACCTGGTGTTTCGGCGCCGCCGTGTGGCTGTCTTCGTCAACGGTTGTTTTTGGCATTCGCACAGCTGCCCCAACGGCACACACAAACCCGCCACCAATGCCGAGTTCTGGGAAGCCAAGCGCAACAGGACCGTTGAACGCGACGGGCAGGCGCTCACCGAACTGGCCAATCGCGGCTGGACGGCCGTCACGGTGTGGGAATGCGAGTTGCGAAGCCTGAACGCCGTGGCCGATTCCCTCCACCGCGCCCTGGGGCCGCCCCGGCTTTAG
- a CDS encoding MFS transporter, with the protein MTPPSTPQNPALTAPINIVTTRPPWSQTFSSLKIRNYRIFASANLLAVIALWMQRVAQDWMVLELSGSVTAVGITVFMQFIPSLVLMPLGGILADRYSKRLILMISQGAAGALAAIMAVLALTGHLEVWHIYVIAFVLGLVVVADQPARQVFVNELVGPAQLRNAISLNSSIFQLGGMIGPAVSGVMIMAIGGGWAFAANALACTITVISLLLIRKNELVLMPPVKRAKGQLAEGFRYAIGKPTIFWPAMMAAVFAIFGLSLPVLMAAYANNVFDAGAGGYGLLNTLVALGALCGALASTRVATLRLRGVMSAAGAYGVVLMIASLAPNMVTFGAVMVVAGFASLLFLTSSNQLVQMSTNVTIRGRVMSLYIMVLIGGQALAAVVIGLVLAKRGQLTLRLNLRSARHPIFIEAKPAG; encoded by the coding sequence TTGACTCCCCCCTCAACACCGCAGAATCCCGCCCTGACCGCCCCCATCAACATCGTGACCACCCGGCCGCCGTGGAGCCAGACGTTCTCCTCGCTCAAGATCCGAAACTACCGCATCTTCGCTTCCGCCAACCTTCTGGCCGTGATCGCCCTCTGGATGCAGCGGGTGGCCCAGGACTGGATGGTCCTGGAGCTCTCAGGTTCGGTGACCGCCGTCGGAATTACCGTTTTCATGCAGTTCATCCCCTCCCTCGTCCTCATGCCGCTGGGCGGAATCCTCGCAGACCGCTACTCCAAGCGCCTCATCCTCATGATCAGCCAGGGCGCGGCCGGTGCGCTGGCGGCAATCATGGCCGTGCTGGCGCTGACCGGGCACCTTGAGGTCTGGCACATCTATGTCATCGCCTTCGTGCTGGGCCTGGTGGTGGTGGCCGACCAGCCCGCCCGCCAGGTCTTCGTCAACGAACTGGTGGGGCCGGCGCAACTGCGCAACGCCATCAGCCTGAACTCCTCGATCTTCCAGCTGGGCGGCATGATCGGCCCGGCAGTCAGCGGTGTCATGATCATGGCGATCGGCGGCGGCTGGGCCTTTGCCGCCAATGCACTGGCCTGCACCATCACCGTCATCTCACTGCTGCTGATCCGCAAGAACGAGCTGGTGCTCATGCCTCCGGTGAAGCGCGCCAAGGGGCAGCTCGCGGAGGGTTTCCGCTACGCCATTGGCAAGCCGACCATCTTCTGGCCGGCCATGATGGCCGCCGTTTTTGCCATCTTTGGCCTAAGCCTGCCGGTGCTGATGGCCGCCTACGCCAACAACGTGTTCGACGCCGGTGCCGGAGGCTACGGCCTGCTGAACACCCTGGTTGCGCTCGGTGCGCTGTGCGGGGCACTGGCCTCCACCCGCGTCGCCACGCTGCGCCTGCGTGGTGTCATGTCTGCGGCGGGTGCCTACGGAGTGGTGCTGATGATCGCCTCGCTGGCCCCCAACATGGTCACGTTTGGCGCCGTCATGGTGGTGGCGGGCTTTGCCTCGCTGCTGTTCCTGACCAGCTCCAACCAGCTGGTGCAAATGTCCACGAATGTCACGATCCGAGGCAGGGTCATGAGCCTGTACATCATGGTGCTCATTGGCGGGCAGGCCCTGGCCGCCGTGGTGATCGGGCTGGTGCTGGCCAAGCGGGGCCAGCTGACACTGCGCTTGAACCTGCGCAGCGCCAGGCACCCGATTTTCATTGAAGCGAAGCCCGCGGGCTAA
- a CDS encoding LysR substrate-binding domain-containing protein, whose translation MSDAPTFDPVQLKSFLALAETRNFTRAAERLGISQPTVSQHVRKLEQAAGRILVTRDTRELRLTDNGDAMAGFARTILSANDAATRYFSGAAMKGRLRFGTADDLAITGLPRILREFRQLYPQINLELTVSQSDQLHRRLKAGALDLVFVKWVSGAQEGEVVKKDTFDWVGLEQTVLEPGEPVPVIVYPAPSLSRKLALDALEAAGRTWRVTCTTKQISGVLAALRAGIGIAVMPTSLVPEDLKVITKRFDLPPVGDVDFTLIRNPLANTEVVDALTRAIMGRKLTPVGRR comes from the coding sequence GTGTCGGACGCCCCAACTTTTGACCCCGTTCAGCTCAAGAGCTTTCTTGCGTTGGCAGAGACCCGCAACTTCACCAGGGCCGCCGAACGGCTGGGCATCAGCCAGCCAACGGTCAGCCAGCATGTGCGGAAACTGGAGCAGGCGGCCGGGCGAATCCTGGTCACCCGAGACACGCGCGAACTCCGCCTGACGGACAACGGCGACGCCATGGCCGGCTTTGCCCGCACCATCCTGTCCGCCAACGACGCCGCGACCCGCTACTTCTCCGGTGCCGCCATGAAGGGCCGGCTGCGCTTTGGCACTGCCGACGACCTGGCCATTACGGGCCTGCCCCGGATCCTGCGTGAATTCCGCCAGCTGTACCCGCAGATCAACCTCGAGCTGACCGTCAGCCAGAGCGACCAGCTGCACCGCCGCCTCAAGGCCGGCGCCCTGGACCTCGTCTTCGTCAAGTGGGTGTCCGGCGCACAGGAGGGCGAGGTGGTCAAGAAGGACACCTTCGACTGGGTGGGCCTCGAGCAGACCGTACTGGAGCCGGGCGAGCCCGTGCCAGTCATCGTCTACCCGGCCCCGAGCCTGAGCCGGAAGCTGGCGCTCGACGCCCTCGAAGCCGCGGGCCGCACCTGGCGGGTCACCTGCACCACCAAGCAGATCAGCGGGGTCCTGGCTGCACTGCGGGCGGGGATCGGCATTGCCGTCATGCCGACCTCGCTGGTTCCGGAGGACTTAAAGGTGATCACCAAGCGCTTCGACCTGCCGCCAGTGGGCGACGTCGACTTCACCCTGATCCGCAACCCGCTGGCCAACACCGAGGTGGTCGACGCCCTGACCCGCGCCATCATGGGCCGCAAACTGACGCCGGTGGGACGGCGATAG
- the panD gene encoding aspartate 1-decarboxylase: MMRTMFKSKIHRATVTHADLHYVGSVTVDADLLDAADILPGELVSIVDITNGARLETYTIAGERGSGVIGINGAAAHLVNVGDLVILMTYAQMSDAEARDYVPSVVHVDANNKIVHLGSDPAEAITEGLLRPALAQSR; the protein is encoded by the coding sequence ATGATGCGAACAATGTTTAAGTCCAAGATCCACCGCGCCACCGTCACCCACGCCGACCTGCACTACGTGGGCTCCGTGACGGTCGACGCCGATCTGCTGGACGCTGCGGACATTCTGCCAGGCGAGCTCGTCTCGATCGTGGACATCACCAATGGTGCGCGCCTGGAAACCTACACGATCGCCGGCGAGCGTGGGTCCGGCGTCATTGGCATCAACGGTGCCGCCGCGCACCTGGTCAACGTTGGCGACCTCGTGATCCTGATGACCTACGCCCAGATGAGCGACGCCGAGGCGCGCGACTATGTGCCCTCCGTCGTCCACGTCGACGCGAACAACAAGATCGTCCACCTGGGCAGCGATCCGGCCGAGGCCATCACCGAGGGCCTGCTGCGCCCCGCCTTGGCGCAGTCCCGCTAA
- a CDS encoding AEC family transporter, whose translation MLSVIEGFSVVWLIILVGWFAGRKKVLGENAQIVLSRLSFFVASPALLVETLARADLHVVFAAPLLVAAASAVITAGICLVIVKFWLRRTLAESLLAAMSSSTANAANLGIPIAAYVLGDAALIAPVLVFQLAFYTPVYLMLLDGLTSGRRATPGRVLLQIISNPMILGTAVGLVLSATGWALPSLVAEPLHLIAGAAIPSILIAFGMSLGTTRPLNPADGRRPDILLATSFKLVLHPTVAFLLGHFALGLGGAELFAVVIAAALPTAQNVYVTAQRYQVGVAVAKDTVLLTTVLAIPAMFGVAFLLG comes from the coding sequence GTGCTGTCCGTCATCGAGGGTTTCTCCGTAGTCTGGCTCATCATCCTGGTGGGCTGGTTCGCGGGCCGCAAAAAGGTCCTGGGCGAGAACGCCCAAATCGTCCTGAGCAGGCTCTCCTTCTTCGTGGCGAGCCCGGCACTGCTCGTGGAGACTCTGGCCCGGGCGGATCTCCATGTGGTTTTTGCCGCGCCCCTCCTCGTGGCCGCGGCCAGCGCCGTCATCACGGCCGGAATCTGCCTTGTCATCGTAAAATTCTGGCTCCGGCGCACGCTGGCCGAATCACTGCTGGCAGCCATGTCTTCCTCCACCGCGAATGCCGCCAACCTGGGTATTCCCATTGCGGCATATGTCCTGGGCGACGCGGCCTTGATTGCCCCCGTGCTGGTTTTCCAGCTGGCGTTTTACACGCCCGTCTACCTCATGCTGCTCGACGGCCTCACGAGCGGCCGCCGCGCCACGCCCGGGCGGGTGCTGCTGCAGATCATCAGCAACCCGATGATCCTTGGCACCGCGGTGGGCCTGGTGCTGTCGGCCACCGGCTGGGCGCTTCCGTCGCTCGTGGCGGAGCCGCTGCACCTGATCGCCGGCGCCGCCATCCCCTCCATCCTCATCGCCTTCGGCATGTCGCTGGGGACCACGCGGCCGCTGAACCCGGCCGACGGCAGGCGCCCCGACATCCTCCTGGCCACAAGCTTCAAGTTGGTGCTGCACCCCACCGTCGCCTTCCTGTTGGGGCACTTTGCCTTGGGGCTGGGCGGGGCGGAACTGTTCGCCGTCGTGATTGCCGCGGCACTGCCCACGGCACAGAACGTCTACGTGACGGCGCAGCGCTACCAGGTGGGCGTCGCCGTCGCCAAGGACACCGTGCTCCTGACCACCGTGCTGGCCATTCCGGCAATGTTCGGCGTGGCGTTCCTCTTGGGCTGA
- a CDS encoding helicase HerA-like domain-containing protein produces MASKSASELITAITTGYTFEGSSIALGAAMADGEIHPEAQVSLPLAMMNRHGLVAGATGTGKTVTLHMIAEQLSTAGVPVFMADIKGDLTGLATAAEGSEKLTARTQALGQQWESKAFPVEFLALGGNGSGVPVRATITSFGPILLARVLDLNETQESSLQLVFHYADTKGLELYDLKDLRAVIQFLTSDEGKDDLKELGGLSKATAGVILRNLITLDAQGMGEFFGMPEFDTAELLRTAPDGRGVISCLELPSVQDKPLLFSTFLMWLLADLFRDLPEVGDLDKPKLVFFFDEAHLLFNDASKAFLNAITQTVRLIRSKGVGIFFVTQTPKDVPADVLAQLANRIQHALRAFTPEDAKALKATVSTFPISGYDLEEVLTSAGIGEAVVTVMDENGAPTPVALTRLRAPGSVMGPSSPDAVQAVIAASALLPTYGTAVDPVSAYEKLQAPSAPAAPAAPTGPAVGSPLPPPPPVNLPAPKNDGGIAADVIGALGGAFGSGLKGGLQSAARSMGRSLIRDIFGTAPRKRRR; encoded by the coding sequence ATGGCTAGCAAATCCGCATCAGAGTTGATCACGGCAATCACCACCGGCTACACCTTTGAGGGCTCCTCGATCGCCCTCGGCGCGGCCATGGCCGACGGCGAAATCCACCCGGAAGCGCAGGTGTCGCTGCCGCTGGCCATGATGAACCGCCACGGCCTCGTCGCCGGAGCCACGGGCACGGGCAAGACCGTCACGCTGCACATGATCGCCGAACAGCTTTCAACCGCGGGCGTCCCCGTCTTCATGGCTGACATCAAGGGCGATCTCACCGGCCTGGCCACGGCCGCCGAGGGCAGCGAAAAGCTCACCGCACGCACCCAGGCGCTCGGCCAGCAGTGGGAATCCAAGGCATTCCCCGTGGAGTTCCTGGCCCTGGGCGGCAACGGCAGCGGCGTCCCGGTCCGCGCCACCATCACCTCTTTTGGTCCCATCCTGCTGGCCCGCGTGCTGGACCTGAATGAAACCCAGGAATCCAGCCTGCAGCTCGTGTTCCACTACGCCGACACCAAGGGCCTGGAACTTTATGACCTGAAGGACCTGCGCGCCGTCATCCAATTCCTCACCTCCGACGAGGGCAAGGATGACCTGAAGGAACTCGGCGGGCTGTCCAAGGCCACGGCCGGCGTGATTCTGCGCAACCTGATCACCCTGGACGCCCAGGGCATGGGCGAATTCTTCGGCATGCCAGAGTTTGACACCGCCGAACTGCTGCGCACGGCCCCCGACGGCCGCGGTGTCATCAGCTGCCTGGAACTGCCCAGCGTGCAAGACAAGCCGCTGCTGTTCTCCACCTTCCTGATGTGGCTGCTGGCGGACCTGTTCCGCGACCTGCCCGAGGTGGGCGATCTCGACAAGCCCAAGCTGGTCTTCTTCTTCGACGAGGCGCACCTGCTCTTCAACGACGCCAGCAAGGCCTTCCTGAACGCCATCACCCAGACGGTGCGGCTCATCCGTTCCAAGGGCGTGGGCATCTTCTTCGTCACCCAGACCCCCAAGGACGTGCCCGCCGACGTCCTGGCGCAGCTGGCCAACCGCATCCAGCATGCCCTTCGCGCGTTCACCCCTGAGGACGCCAAGGCGCTGAAAGCCACCGTCTCCACGTTCCCGATCAGCGGCTACGACCTCGAGGAGGTCCTCACCAGCGCCGGGATCGGCGAGGCCGTGGTGACCGTCATGGATGAAAACGGCGCCCCCACCCCGGTGGCCCTGACCCGCCTGCGCGCCCCAGGATCCGTCATGGGCCCCAGCTCCCCCGACGCCGTCCAGGCCGTCATCGCGGCCTCCGCCCTCCTGCCCACCTACGGCACCGCCGTCGACCCCGTCTCCGCGTACGAGAAGCTGCAGGCACCCTCCGCACCTGCCGCTCCCGCCGCCCCCACGGGACCGGCCGTGGGCAGCCCCCTTCCCCCGCCGCCTCCCGTCAACCTTCCGGCACCCAAGAACGACGGCGGCATCGCCGCCGATGTCATCGGCGCCTTGGGCGGGGCTTTCGGCAGCGGCCTCAAGGGCGGGCTGCAGAGTGCTGCCAGGTCCATGGGGCGCAGCCTCATCCGTGACATTTTCGGCACGGCGCCGCGCAAGAGACGCCGATAA
- a CDS encoding DUF4190 domain-containing protein translates to MQDLQETALKPLNKMSVVSAAMTAVAIACLVFFGISAVFVFAVGPGHIALQQIKSRGERGRALALGALAVSYAFAAYALVTAIVYVFAVMPIPG, encoded by the coding sequence ATGCAGGACCTTCAAGAAACTGCTCTCAAACCGCTGAACAAGATGTCCGTGGTCTCGGCCGCCATGACGGCGGTGGCCATCGCCTGCCTCGTCTTCTTTGGGATCTCCGCGGTCTTCGTGTTTGCCGTGGGCCCGGGCCACATCGCGCTCCAGCAAATCAAGTCACGCGGCGAACGGGGACGTGCGCTCGCCCTGGGCGCCCTGGCAGTCAGCTACGCCTTTGCCGCCTACGCGCTGGTGACCGCGATTGTCTACGTCTTCGCCGTCATGCCGATACCGGGCTAA
- a CDS encoding NHL domain-containing thioredoxin family protein, which translates to MDSATKTSSVRVRASELEGRGWLNTGGVELGLDKLRGKIVILDFWTFCCINCLHVLDELRPLEAQYKDVLVTVGVHSPKFEHEADPVALAAAVERYDITHPVLDDPELVTWQAYSARAWPTLVVVDPEGYIVAHLSGEGHAAGLASLIPELIAEHEAKGTLHRGDGPYVAPEPVARDLRFPGKVLPLESGNFLVSDTGHHRLVETGPDLATVVRTIGSGAKGFRDGSAEEAEFNEPQGLALLPGALAAEVGYDVVIADSVNHRLRGITLATGEVRTLAGNGVQRLLEAGPARVNDDGAPASETELGSEPLEVALSSPWDVAYSHVLETVIIAMAGTHQIFGFAPATGAVTVVAGNGLEGLLDGPAEQAWFAQPSGVTEDAKGNIWIADSETSALRVLKFADGGATVETAIGEGLFDFGFRDGEAAQARLQHPLGVAVLPDGSVAVADTYNGAVRRYDPAAKTVSTLARGLAEPSDVLLDESGEVPLLIVVEANRHQLIRLPLPKNALQVDEGAAQTQRPKTPVAAGELALTINFAAPTGQKLDDRWGDPTQLKVSSTPPELLLGGEGTSVGLARTLVLNPDVPEGVLHFTARAAACDGPEDANGEIPDHAACHLYQQDWGIPVLITADGASELALDLRGVQ; encoded by the coding sequence GTGGATTCCGCAACGAAAACCAGTTCCGTCCGTGTCCGGGCCTCCGAGCTTGAGGGCCGAGGCTGGCTCAATACCGGCGGCGTGGAGCTTGGCCTGGACAAGCTGCGCGGCAAGATCGTCATCCTGGACTTCTGGACGTTCTGCTGCATCAACTGCCTGCACGTCCTGGACGAGCTGCGCCCGCTTGAGGCGCAGTACAAGGACGTCCTGGTCACCGTGGGCGTGCACTCGCCCAAGTTTGAGCACGAGGCGGACCCCGTGGCCCTGGCCGCAGCCGTGGAACGCTACGACATCACCCACCCCGTCCTGGACGACCCTGAACTGGTCACCTGGCAGGCCTACTCGGCCCGCGCCTGGCCCACCCTGGTGGTGGTTGACCCCGAGGGCTACATCGTGGCGCACCTCTCCGGGGAAGGACACGCAGCAGGCCTGGCCTCGCTGATCCCCGAACTCATCGCCGAGCACGAGGCCAAGGGCACACTGCATCGCGGCGACGGCCCCTACGTGGCGCCCGAGCCCGTGGCCCGCGACCTCCGCTTCCCCGGCAAGGTCCTGCCGCTGGAGAGCGGCAACTTCCTGGTCTCCGACACCGGCCACCACCGCCTCGTTGAGACCGGTCCGGACCTGGCCACCGTGGTGCGCACCATCGGATCCGGTGCCAAGGGCTTCCGCGACGGCAGCGCGGAGGAGGCGGAATTCAACGAGCCGCAGGGACTTGCGCTGCTCCCGGGCGCGCTGGCGGCGGAAGTCGGCTACGACGTCGTCATTGCCGACTCCGTCAACCACCGCCTGCGCGGGATCACCCTGGCCACCGGCGAGGTCCGCACCCTGGCCGGCAACGGCGTGCAGCGCCTGCTCGAGGCCGGGCCAGCCCGCGTCAATGACGACGGCGCGCCCGCCTCCGAGACCGAGCTCGGCTCCGAGCCGCTCGAGGTGGCGCTGTCCTCGCCGTGGGACGTGGCGTACTCGCACGTGCTGGAGACGGTCATCATCGCGATGGCCGGCACCCACCAGATCTTCGGCTTCGCACCCGCCACCGGCGCAGTCACCGTGGTGGCCGGCAACGGGCTCGAGGGTCTGTTGGACGGACCGGCGGAGCAGGCCTGGTTTGCCCAGCCTTCCGGCGTGACCGAGGACGCCAAGGGCAACATCTGGATCGCAGATTCGGAGACCTCGGCACTGCGCGTGCTGAAGTTTGCCGACGGCGGCGCAACAGTTGAGACGGCCATCGGCGAGGGGCTCTTTGACTTCGGCTTCCGGGACGGTGAGGCCGCCCAGGCACGCCTGCAGCACCCCCTCGGCGTGGCCGTGCTTCCTGACGGTTCCGTCGCCGTCGCCGACACCTACAACGGTGCCGTGCGCCGCTACGACCCCGCCGCAAAGACCGTCAGCACGCTGGCGCGCGGCCTGGCTGAGCCCAGCGACGTGCTGCTGGACGAATCGGGCGAGGTGCCGCTGCTCATTGTGGTGGAGGCCAACCGCCACCAGCTGATCCGCCTGCCGCTGCCCAAGAACGCCCTGCAGGTCGACGAGGGCGCCGCCCAGACGCAGCGGCCCAAGACGCCAGTGGCCGCCGGCGAACTGGCGCTGACCATCAACTTTGCCGCCCCCACGGGGCAGAAGCTGGATGACCGCTGGGGCGACCCCACCCAGTTGAAGGTCTCCTCCACGCCGCCGGAACTGCTGCTGGGCGGCGAGGGAACCTCCGTGGGGCTGGCGCGCACACTGGTGCTGAACCCGGACGTGCCCGAGGGTGTGCTGCACTTTACGGCCCGCGCCGCAGCATGCGACGGGCCGGAGGACGCCAACGGCGAGATCCCGGACCACGCCGCCTGCCACCTCTACCAGCAGGACTGGGGCATCCCGGTGCTCATCACCGCCGACGGCGCCTCCGAGCTGGCACTGGACCTCCGCGGCGTCCAGTAA